Proteins from one Limanda limanda chromosome 9, fLimLim1.1, whole genome shotgun sequence genomic window:
- the LOC133011163 gene encoding protein shisa-like-2A yields the protein MGSDCESYYSKENVFVEGFTCPRADNDSTALYCCGFSDLKYCCDDPNSFFPYEYGYMWWLSLGALVGLSVAALVLLAFIITLCVLCYLFITTKPRGLDNGLPLRAPGSSSSPQIPGPSHSSATSGPQGLRKHFLRGKLDCDNQPPDPDRLFQRCFIATVTSINVEGPA from the exons ATGGGCTCGGACTGTGAAAGTTACTACAGCAAGGAGAACGTGTTCGTGGAGGGATTCACGTGTCCGAGAGCGGACAATGACTCCACGGCTCTTTACTGCTGCGGCTTCAGTGACTTGAAGTACTGTTGTGACGACCCCAACAGCTTCTTCCCATACGAGTATGGATACATGTGGTGGTTGAG TCTCGGAGCTCTGGTGGGTCTCTCTGTAGCAGCCCTGGTTCTTCTTGCCTTCATCATCACGCTGTGTGTACTCTGCTATCTGTTCATCACCACCAAACCCAGAGGGCTGGATAATGGGCTGCCTCTTCGAGCACCAG gtTCTTCATCGAGTCCACAAATCCCAGGACCGAGTCATAGCAGCGCTACTTCTGGACCTCAAGGCCTCAGGAAACACTTCCTGAGGGGCAAGCTGGACTGTGACAACCAGCCGCCAGACCCCGACCGCCTTTTCCAGCGTTGTTTCATTGCTACTGTGACATCCATCAACGTCGAGGGTCCTGCATAG